A section of the Phycodurus eques isolate BA_2022a chromosome 4, UOR_Pequ_1.1, whole genome shotgun sequence genome encodes:
- the LOC133401611 gene encoding bromodomain-containing protein 3-like isoform X1: MLFYFFSLQLDSYKTPNLMEAALNSSHQSSAVGLSCGGMDPHTSTGKRIRKPSLLYEDFESPSLPHAMPAGPPAPPQPSVRDPFRLGRATNQLQYLQKTLLKCLWKHHFAWPFHEPVDAHRLNLPDYHKIIKQPMDMGTIKKRLENNFYRSASECIQDFNTMFTNCYIYNKPTDDIVLMAQSLEKVFLQKVAQMPQDEVELSAPAPRKKSSQGRGRKTSPMRAQQVPAVSQSAYSPSSSDTGESMLANSPQTVLTKSLPPATIMGLPPTQPTTKKKGVKRKADTTTPSTMGLTVGMSAEGHGHMVGLGKGGHGGQVHESPMNTISCMGTMTLETPAGMGLVHSPGGPILLQPMMSVVGRRVGSGRPIKPPKKDLPDCVQLQPLRKGKLSPALRYCCGLLKDMFSKKHAAYAWPFYKPVDAAELGLHDYHDIIKCPMDLCTIKRKMDGREYRDAQQFAGDVRLMFSNCYKYNPPDHDVVGMARKLQDVFEFSFAKMPDEPQLDHTALSLSCHPTSSSSSSSSSSTSSSSTSESEPSSESEESSPSSDSEEERAHRLAELQDQVCTQLRAVHEQLTALSQGPIVKPKKKREKKDKKEKKKHRKPDKRSRAAKNRAGSEEWTMPTKMLKSKASQGSASQLKKSQTKKSSKSSKSSKKPFYPLLPAAMLPHYDSEEEEEIVPMTYDEKRQLSLDINKLPGEKLGRVVHIIQSREPSLRDTNPEEIEIDFETLKPSTLKELERYVMTCLRKKPRKPYTDQAVKKGGVVKSKEELTLEKRLELERRLQDVSGQLNSAKKPAKPKAEKANPAEAHVQPSRLSGSSSSSDSSSSSSSSSSSSSDTSESDSG, from the exons atgttattttattttttctcgtTACAATTGGATAGCTACAAAACACCCAACCTGATGGAAGCGGCGCTCAATTCGTCTCATCAAAG CTCCGCGGTGGGGCTGTCCTGCGGTGGGATGGACCCGCACACTAGCACCGGCAAGCGCATCCGCAAGCCCTCGCTGCTCTACGAGGACTTCGAAAGCCCCTCGCTGCCGCACGCCATGCCGGCGGGTCCGCCTGCCCCTCCGCAGCCCTCCGTCAGGGACCCGTTCCGGCTGGGCCGCGCCACCAACCAGCTGCAGTACCTCCAGAAGACCCTGCTCAAGTGCCTTTGGAAGCATCACTTTGCGTGGCCCTTCCACGAGCCAGTGGACGCTCACAGGCTCAATTTGCCT GACTACCACAAGATCATCAAGCAGCCCATGGACATGGGCACCATCAAGAAGCGCCTGGAGAATAACTTCTACCGCTCTGCCAGCGAGTGCATCCAGGACTTCAACACCATGTTCACCAACTGTTATATCTACAACAAG CCGACCGACGACATCGTGCTGATGGCACAGTCCCTGGAGAAGGTCTTCCTCCAGAAAGTGGCTCAGATGCCTCAAGATGAGGTGGAGCTGTCCGCGCCTGCCCCCCGCAAGAAGAGCAGCCAGGGACGCGGCCGCAAGACGAGCC CCATGCGTGCGCAGCAGGTTCCCGCCGTGTCGCAGTCTGCCTACTCGCCGTCCTCCTCGGACACGGGCGAGTCCATGCTGGCCAATTCGCCGCAGACGGTGCTGACCAAGAGCCTGCCTCCGGCTACCATCATGGGCCTGCCTCCCACGCAGCCCACCACAAAG aAAAAGGGCGTTAAGCGCAAGGCGGACACCACCACTCCGTCCACCATGGGCTTGACGGTGGGCATGTCGGCGGAGGGACACGGACACATGGTGGGCTTGGGCAAGGGAGGCCACGGCGGGCAGGTCCATGAATCCCCCATGAACACCATCTCCTGCATGGGCACCATGACCCTGGAGACGCCGGCAGGCATGGGCCTGGTCCACAGCCCTGGCGGGCCCATCCTGCTGCAGCCCATGATGTCGGTGGTGGGGCGGCGTGTGGGCAGTGGGCGTCCCATCAAGCCGCCCAAGAAGGATCTGCCAGACTGTGTGCAGCTGCAGCCATTGCGAAAGGGAAAGCTGAGCCCGGCCTTACGCTACTGCTGCGGGCTGCTCAAGGATATGTTCTCCAAGAAGCACGCCGCCTACGCCTGGCCCTTCTACAAACCCGTGGACGCCGCCGAGCTCGGCCTGCACGACTATCACGACATCATCAAGTGTCCCATGGACCTCTGCACCATCAAG AGGAAGATGGACGGTCGCGAGTACCGTGATGCACAGCAGTTTGCTGGCGACGTACGCCTCATGTTCTCCAACTGCTACAAGTACAACCCACCCGATCACGACGTGGTGGGCATGGCCCGCAAGCTGCAG GATGTATTTGAGTTCAGCTTCGCCAAGATGCCCGACGAGCCGCAGCTTGACCACACCGCCTTGTCCCTGAGTTGCCACCCcacgtcctcctcctcttcctcttcttcctcctcgaCCTCCTCGTCATCCACGTCCGAGAGTGAGCCCAGCAGTGAGAGCGAAGAGAGCAGCCCCAGCTCGGACAGTGAGGAGGAGCGAGCCCACCGGCTGGCCGAGTTGCAGGACCAGGTGTGCACGCAG CTTcgagctgtgcatgagcagctgaCTGCGCTCTCCCAGGGCCCCATCGTCAAGCCCAAGAAGAAGCGTGAAAAGAAGgacaagaaggagaagaagaagcacaGGAAGCCAGACAAGCGCAGTCGCGCAGCCAAGAACCGAGCGGGGTCCGAGGAGTGGACCATGCCCACTAAAATGCTCAAGAGCAAAGCGTCACAGGGCAGCGCATCGCAGCTCAAGAAGAGCCAAACTAAGAAGAGCAGCAAGAGCAGCAA GAGCTCCAAGAAGCCTTTCTACCCGCTGTTGCCGGCTGCCATGCTGCCGCACTACGactctgaggaggaggaggaaattgTGCCCATGACGTACGACGAGAAGCGGCAGCTGAGCCTGGACATCAACAAGCTTCCGGGCGAGAAGCTGGGTCGCGTGGTGCACATCATCCAGTCGCGGGAGCCCTCGCTGCGCGACACCAACCCCGAGGAGATTGAAATCGACTTTGAGACGCTCAAGCCGTCCACACTGAAGGAGCTGGAGCGCTATGTCATGACGTGTCTGCGGAAGAAGCCGCGCAAGCCCTACACCGACCAAG CAGTGAAGAAAGGCGGTGTGGTCAAGTCCAAAGAGGAGCTGACCCTGGAGAAGCGTCTGGAGCTGGAGAGGAGGCTCCAGGACGTCAGCGGACAGCTCAACTCGGCCAAGAAGCCTGCCAAACCTAAAG CGGAGAAGGCCAACCCCGCCGAGGCCCACGTGCAGCCCTCGCGCCTCAGCGGCAGCAGTTCCAGCTCGGACTCGtcatcgtcctcctcctcctcgtcatccTCGTCCTCAGACACCAGTGAGTCAGACTCCGGCTGA
- the LOC133401611 gene encoding bromodomain-containing protein 3-like isoform X2, with protein sequence MLFYFFSLQLDSYKTPNLMEAALNSSHQSSAVGLSCGGMDPHTSTGKRIRKPSLLYEDFESPSLPHAMPAGPPAPPQPSVRDPFRLGRATNQLQYLQKTLLKCLWKHHFAWPFHEPVDAHRLNLPDYHKIIKQPMDMGTIKKRLENNFYRSASECIQDFNTMFTNCYIYNKPTDDIVLMAQSLEKVFLQKVAQMPQDEVELSAPAPRKKSSQGRGRKTSPMRAQQVPAVSQSAYSPSSSDTGESMLANSPQTVLTKSLPPATIMGLPPTQPTTKKKGVKRKADTTTPSTMGLTVGMSAEGHGHMVGLGKGGHGGQVHESPMNTISCMGTMTLETPAGMGLVHSPGGPILLQPMMSVVGRRVGSGRPIKPPKKDLPDCVQLQPLRKGKLSPALRYCCGLLKDMFSKKHAAYAWPFYKPVDAAELGLHDYHDIIKCPMDLCTIKRKMDGREYRDAQQFAGDVRLMFSNCYKYNPPDHDVVGMARKLQDVFEFSFAKMPDEPQLDHTALSLSCHPTSSSSSSSSSSTSSSSTSESEPSSESEESSPSSDSEEERAHRLAELQDQVCTQLRAVHEQLTALSQGPIVKPKKKREKKDKKEKKKHRKPDKRSRAAKNRAGSEEWTMPTKMLKSKASQGSASQLKKSQTKKSSKSSKSSKKPFYPLLPAAMLPHYDSEEEEEIVPMTYDEKRQLSLDINKLPGEKLGRVVHIIQSREPSLRDTNPEEIEIDFETLKPSTLKELERYVMTCLRKKPRKPYTDQVKKGGVVKSKEELTLEKRLELERRLQDVSGQLNSAKKPAKPKAEKANPAEAHVQPSRLSGSSSSSDSSSSSSSSSSSSSDTSESDSG encoded by the exons atgttattttattttttctcgtTACAATTGGATAGCTACAAAACACCCAACCTGATGGAAGCGGCGCTCAATTCGTCTCATCAAAG CTCCGCGGTGGGGCTGTCCTGCGGTGGGATGGACCCGCACACTAGCACCGGCAAGCGCATCCGCAAGCCCTCGCTGCTCTACGAGGACTTCGAAAGCCCCTCGCTGCCGCACGCCATGCCGGCGGGTCCGCCTGCCCCTCCGCAGCCCTCCGTCAGGGACCCGTTCCGGCTGGGCCGCGCCACCAACCAGCTGCAGTACCTCCAGAAGACCCTGCTCAAGTGCCTTTGGAAGCATCACTTTGCGTGGCCCTTCCACGAGCCAGTGGACGCTCACAGGCTCAATTTGCCT GACTACCACAAGATCATCAAGCAGCCCATGGACATGGGCACCATCAAGAAGCGCCTGGAGAATAACTTCTACCGCTCTGCCAGCGAGTGCATCCAGGACTTCAACACCATGTTCACCAACTGTTATATCTACAACAAG CCGACCGACGACATCGTGCTGATGGCACAGTCCCTGGAGAAGGTCTTCCTCCAGAAAGTGGCTCAGATGCCTCAAGATGAGGTGGAGCTGTCCGCGCCTGCCCCCCGCAAGAAGAGCAGCCAGGGACGCGGCCGCAAGACGAGCC CCATGCGTGCGCAGCAGGTTCCCGCCGTGTCGCAGTCTGCCTACTCGCCGTCCTCCTCGGACACGGGCGAGTCCATGCTGGCCAATTCGCCGCAGACGGTGCTGACCAAGAGCCTGCCTCCGGCTACCATCATGGGCCTGCCTCCCACGCAGCCCACCACAAAG aAAAAGGGCGTTAAGCGCAAGGCGGACACCACCACTCCGTCCACCATGGGCTTGACGGTGGGCATGTCGGCGGAGGGACACGGACACATGGTGGGCTTGGGCAAGGGAGGCCACGGCGGGCAGGTCCATGAATCCCCCATGAACACCATCTCCTGCATGGGCACCATGACCCTGGAGACGCCGGCAGGCATGGGCCTGGTCCACAGCCCTGGCGGGCCCATCCTGCTGCAGCCCATGATGTCGGTGGTGGGGCGGCGTGTGGGCAGTGGGCGTCCCATCAAGCCGCCCAAGAAGGATCTGCCAGACTGTGTGCAGCTGCAGCCATTGCGAAAGGGAAAGCTGAGCCCGGCCTTACGCTACTGCTGCGGGCTGCTCAAGGATATGTTCTCCAAGAAGCACGCCGCCTACGCCTGGCCCTTCTACAAACCCGTGGACGCCGCCGAGCTCGGCCTGCACGACTATCACGACATCATCAAGTGTCCCATGGACCTCTGCACCATCAAG AGGAAGATGGACGGTCGCGAGTACCGTGATGCACAGCAGTTTGCTGGCGACGTACGCCTCATGTTCTCCAACTGCTACAAGTACAACCCACCCGATCACGACGTGGTGGGCATGGCCCGCAAGCTGCAG GATGTATTTGAGTTCAGCTTCGCCAAGATGCCCGACGAGCCGCAGCTTGACCACACCGCCTTGTCCCTGAGTTGCCACCCcacgtcctcctcctcttcctcttcttcctcctcgaCCTCCTCGTCATCCACGTCCGAGAGTGAGCCCAGCAGTGAGAGCGAAGAGAGCAGCCCCAGCTCGGACAGTGAGGAGGAGCGAGCCCACCGGCTGGCCGAGTTGCAGGACCAGGTGTGCACGCAG CTTcgagctgtgcatgagcagctgaCTGCGCTCTCCCAGGGCCCCATCGTCAAGCCCAAGAAGAAGCGTGAAAAGAAGgacaagaaggagaagaagaagcacaGGAAGCCAGACAAGCGCAGTCGCGCAGCCAAGAACCGAGCGGGGTCCGAGGAGTGGACCATGCCCACTAAAATGCTCAAGAGCAAAGCGTCACAGGGCAGCGCATCGCAGCTCAAGAAGAGCCAAACTAAGAAGAGCAGCAAGAGCAGCAA GAGCTCCAAGAAGCCTTTCTACCCGCTGTTGCCGGCTGCCATGCTGCCGCACTACGactctgaggaggaggaggaaattgTGCCCATGACGTACGACGAGAAGCGGCAGCTGAGCCTGGACATCAACAAGCTTCCGGGCGAGAAGCTGGGTCGCGTGGTGCACATCATCCAGTCGCGGGAGCCCTCGCTGCGCGACACCAACCCCGAGGAGATTGAAATCGACTTTGAGACGCTCAAGCCGTCCACACTGAAGGAGCTGGAGCGCTATGTCATGACGTGTCTGCGGAAGAAGCCGCGCAAGCCCTACACCGACCAAG TGAAGAAAGGCGGTGTGGTCAAGTCCAAAGAGGAGCTGACCCTGGAGAAGCGTCTGGAGCTGGAGAGGAGGCTCCAGGACGTCAGCGGACAGCTCAACTCGGCCAAGAAGCCTGCCAAACCTAAAG CGGAGAAGGCCAACCCCGCCGAGGCCCACGTGCAGCCCTCGCGCCTCAGCGGCAGCAGTTCCAGCTCGGACTCGtcatcgtcctcctcctcctcgtcatccTCGTCCTCAGACACCAGTGAGTCAGACTCCGGCTGA
- the LOC133401611 gene encoding bromodomain-containing protein 2-like isoform X3, with protein sequence MDMGTIKKRLENNFYRSASECIQDFNTMFTNCYIYNKPTDDIVLMAQSLEKVFLQKVAQMPQDEVELSAPAPRKKSSQGRGRKTSPMRAQQVPAVSQSAYSPSSSDTGESMLANSPQTVLTKSLPPATIMGLPPTQPTTKKKGVKRKADTTTPSTMGLTVGMSAEGHGHMVGLGKGGHGGQVHESPMNTISCMGTMTLETPAGMGLVHSPGGPILLQPMMSVVGRRVGSGRPIKPPKKDLPDCVQLQPLRKGKLSPALRYCCGLLKDMFSKKHAAYAWPFYKPVDAAELGLHDYHDIIKCPMDLCTIKRKMDGREYRDAQQFAGDVRLMFSNCYKYNPPDHDVVGMARKLQDVFEFSFAKMPDEPQLDHTALSLSCHPTSSSSSSSSSSTSSSSTSESEPSSESEESSPSSDSEEERAHRLAELQDQVCTQLRAVHEQLTALSQGPIVKPKKKREKKDKKEKKKHRKPDKRSRAAKNRAGSEEWTMPTKMLKSKASQGSASQLKKSQTKKSSKSSKSSKKPFYPLLPAAMLPHYDSEEEEEIVPMTYDEKRQLSLDINKLPGEKLGRVVHIIQSREPSLRDTNPEEIEIDFETLKPSTLKELERYVMTCLRKKPRKPYTDQAVKKGGVVKSKEELTLEKRLELERRLQDVSGQLNSAKKPAKPKAEKANPAEAHVQPSRLSGSSSSSDSSSSSSSSSSSSSDTSESDSG encoded by the exons ATGGACATGGGCACCATCAAGAAGCGCCTGGAGAATAACTTCTACCGCTCTGCCAGCGAGTGCATCCAGGACTTCAACACCATGTTCACCAACTGTTATATCTACAACAAG CCGACCGACGACATCGTGCTGATGGCACAGTCCCTGGAGAAGGTCTTCCTCCAGAAAGTGGCTCAGATGCCTCAAGATGAGGTGGAGCTGTCCGCGCCTGCCCCCCGCAAGAAGAGCAGCCAGGGACGCGGCCGCAAGACGAGCC CCATGCGTGCGCAGCAGGTTCCCGCCGTGTCGCAGTCTGCCTACTCGCCGTCCTCCTCGGACACGGGCGAGTCCATGCTGGCCAATTCGCCGCAGACGGTGCTGACCAAGAGCCTGCCTCCGGCTACCATCATGGGCCTGCCTCCCACGCAGCCCACCACAAAG aAAAAGGGCGTTAAGCGCAAGGCGGACACCACCACTCCGTCCACCATGGGCTTGACGGTGGGCATGTCGGCGGAGGGACACGGACACATGGTGGGCTTGGGCAAGGGAGGCCACGGCGGGCAGGTCCATGAATCCCCCATGAACACCATCTCCTGCATGGGCACCATGACCCTGGAGACGCCGGCAGGCATGGGCCTGGTCCACAGCCCTGGCGGGCCCATCCTGCTGCAGCCCATGATGTCGGTGGTGGGGCGGCGTGTGGGCAGTGGGCGTCCCATCAAGCCGCCCAAGAAGGATCTGCCAGACTGTGTGCAGCTGCAGCCATTGCGAAAGGGAAAGCTGAGCCCGGCCTTACGCTACTGCTGCGGGCTGCTCAAGGATATGTTCTCCAAGAAGCACGCCGCCTACGCCTGGCCCTTCTACAAACCCGTGGACGCCGCCGAGCTCGGCCTGCACGACTATCACGACATCATCAAGTGTCCCATGGACCTCTGCACCATCAAG AGGAAGATGGACGGTCGCGAGTACCGTGATGCACAGCAGTTTGCTGGCGACGTACGCCTCATGTTCTCCAACTGCTACAAGTACAACCCACCCGATCACGACGTGGTGGGCATGGCCCGCAAGCTGCAG GATGTATTTGAGTTCAGCTTCGCCAAGATGCCCGACGAGCCGCAGCTTGACCACACCGCCTTGTCCCTGAGTTGCCACCCcacgtcctcctcctcttcctcttcttcctcctcgaCCTCCTCGTCATCCACGTCCGAGAGTGAGCCCAGCAGTGAGAGCGAAGAGAGCAGCCCCAGCTCGGACAGTGAGGAGGAGCGAGCCCACCGGCTGGCCGAGTTGCAGGACCAGGTGTGCACGCAG CTTcgagctgtgcatgagcagctgaCTGCGCTCTCCCAGGGCCCCATCGTCAAGCCCAAGAAGAAGCGTGAAAAGAAGgacaagaaggagaagaagaagcacaGGAAGCCAGACAAGCGCAGTCGCGCAGCCAAGAACCGAGCGGGGTCCGAGGAGTGGACCATGCCCACTAAAATGCTCAAGAGCAAAGCGTCACAGGGCAGCGCATCGCAGCTCAAGAAGAGCCAAACTAAGAAGAGCAGCAAGAGCAGCAA GAGCTCCAAGAAGCCTTTCTACCCGCTGTTGCCGGCTGCCATGCTGCCGCACTACGactctgaggaggaggaggaaattgTGCCCATGACGTACGACGAGAAGCGGCAGCTGAGCCTGGACATCAACAAGCTTCCGGGCGAGAAGCTGGGTCGCGTGGTGCACATCATCCAGTCGCGGGAGCCCTCGCTGCGCGACACCAACCCCGAGGAGATTGAAATCGACTTTGAGACGCTCAAGCCGTCCACACTGAAGGAGCTGGAGCGCTATGTCATGACGTGTCTGCGGAAGAAGCCGCGCAAGCCCTACACCGACCAAG CAGTGAAGAAAGGCGGTGTGGTCAAGTCCAAAGAGGAGCTGACCCTGGAGAAGCGTCTGGAGCTGGAGAGGAGGCTCCAGGACGTCAGCGGACAGCTCAACTCGGCCAAGAAGCCTGCCAAACCTAAAG CGGAGAAGGCCAACCCCGCCGAGGCCCACGTGCAGCCCTCGCGCCTCAGCGGCAGCAGTTCCAGCTCGGACTCGtcatcgtcctcctcctcctcgtcatccTCGTCCTCAGACACCAGTGAGTCAGACTCCGGCTGA
- the tap1 gene encoding antigen peptide transporter 1 — MSRVSTLFFPLLFACVDVCILTFLRFLQLSPQLFFFLCPPLIAMWTEELIRAVLLLLLLPRGPSWARGFGGLQHVLVLCLHLPAYMTLLHALGWAAEEEMWGWHSWERFFQGYLVMVVSWIYWTQYVQSVLVSLSRSIMSVWRPSSKRQEPKMNTTSSLRRLMGFMRPHLGCFVAVLLLVGLSSFCEMAVPLYMGHMTDWIQNQGAPDAFTDAITIIAIMTFVSAVLEFIGDLMYNVTMSHIHTAVQGDVFQAILNQDIAFFDATPTGELVSRITTDTNTMSEALSEKLSLLMWYMGRVLFLFVFMFKQSWKMSLLTSMGLPIIWVVPKFTTHFYQTLSVKVQESLAKANQVATETFTCIKTVKSFANEDGETERYKQSMEELYTLNKIEAVAYATTTSANSMTTLVMKVCILYYGGVLVTRGTISSGELVSFVLYELQFASVVDALMNSYPNVKKAIGGSEKIFEYLDRKPQVPPEGTLAPEHLKGHVQFKNVTFSYSGNRDADSVILKGVSLEMKPGQITALLGLNRAGKSTCVKLLQRFYHPQGGQILLDGEPLESYKDAYLRQKISVVSQDCALFARSVRENIKYGHPDASDEEMYQAARMASAHDFITTLSKGYDTDTGEKGGQVSGGQKQRIAIARALIQRPTILVLDNATSDLDTENEHQVYQALLSQCLNNYSVLLISTKMSVVEKADHIIVLHDGVVEAEGSHHQLLERSKLYAQLVKKEVQ, encoded by the exons ATGTCGAGAGTGAGCACCTTGTTCTTCCCGTTGCTGTTTGCATGCGTGGACGTGTGCATCCTGACCTTCCTGCGTTTCCTGCAGCTGTCGCCACAGTTGTTCTTCTTTCTGTGCCCGCCACTCATCGCCATGTGGACGGAAGAGCTGATCAGGGCcgtcctcctcctgctgctcctGCCCAGAGGTCCCTCATGGGCCAGAGGCTTCGGTGGTCTCCAGCACGTCCTGGTCCTGTGCTTGCACCTTCCAGCCTATATGACGCTTCTCCACGCTCTGGGCTGGGCCGCGGAGGAGGAGATGTGGGGGTGGCACTCTTGGGAAAGG TTTTTTCAGGGCTACCTGGTGATGGTGGTGTCGTGGATCTACTGGACTCAGTATGTCCAGTCTGTGCTGGTGTCTTTGTCTCGCTCCATAATGTCTGTGTGGAGGCCGAGCAGCAAACGCCAGGAGCCTAAAATGAACACCACCTCATCTCTGAGGAGATTGATGGGATTCATGCGGCCTCACCTTGGCTGCTTTGTGGCCGTGTTGCTTCTCGTGGGGCTCTCCTCCTTCt GTGAGATGGCGGTCCCCCTGTACATGGGTCACATGACAGACTGGATCCAGAACCAGGGGGCACCTGACGCTTTCACAGACGCCATCACAATCATTGCAATCATGACTTTTGTCAG tgcgGTGCTGGAGTTCATCGGGGACCTGATGTACAACGTCACCATGAGTCACATTCACACGGCGGTACAAGGAGATGTGTTCCAGGCCATACTCAACCAGGACATCGCTTTCTTTGACGCCACCCCTACAg GTGAGCTGGTGTCGCGCATCACCACGGACACCAACACCATGAGCGAGGCGCTGAGCGAGAAGCTCAGCCTGCTCATGTGGTACATGGGCCGCGTGCTCTTCCTCTTCGTCTTCATGTTCAAGCAGTCGTGGAAAATGTCCCTGCTCACGTCCATGGGGCTGCCCATCATCTGGGTTGTGCCAAAGTTCACCACACACTTCTATCAG ACATTATCAGTGAAAGTTCAAGAGTCTTTGGCAAAGGCCAACCAGGTGGCTACAGAAACCTTCACCTGCATCAAGACAGTGAAAAGTTTCGCTAATGAGGACGGCGAGACGGAACGCTACAAGCAGAGCATGGAGGAATTGTATACCCTGAACAAGATAGAAGCGGTGGCATATGCCACCACGACTTCGGCCAACAGT ATGACCACTCTGGTCATGAAGGTGTGCATTCTGTACTACGGAGGCGTGCTGGTGACCCGGGGGACTATCAGCAGCGGGGAGCTTGTCTCCTTTGTCCTCTACGAGCTTCAATTTGCTTCTGTTGTGGAT GCCTTAATGAATTCCTATCCGAATGTGAAGAAGGCTATAGGTGGCTCTGAGAAGATCTTTGAATACTTGGATCGAAAACCTCAGGTACCCCCAGAGGGAACCTTGGCCCCAGAACACCTGAAGGGACACGTTCAGTTCAAAAACGTCACATTTTCCTACTCCGGCAACAGAGACGCTGACAGTGTTATCCTCAAG GGTGTGTCCCTGGAAATGAAACCAGGGCAGATCACTGCGCTGTTGGGGCTCAACAGAGCCGGAAAGTCCACCTGTGTCAAGCTACTGCAAAGGTTTTATCACCCCCAAGGTGGACAAATCCTCCTGGACGGGGAGCCCCTGGAGAGTTACAAAGATGCTTATCTTCGGCAGAAG ATCTCGGTGGTGAGCCAGGATTGTGCGCTGTTCGCCCGATCTGTACGGGAGAACATCAAGTATGGCCACCCGGACGCCAGCGACGAGGAGATGTACCAGGCCGCCCGGATGGCCAGTGCCCACGACTTCATCACGACACTGTCCAAGGGCTACGACACAG ACACCGGTGAAAAAGGGGGACAGGTATCTGGTGGCCAGAAGCAACGTATCGCCATTGCCCGAGCCTTAATCCAACGACCCACCATCTTGGTACTAGACAACGCCACCAGTGACTTGGACACTGAAAATGAACATCAG GTCTACCAGGCTTTACTGAGCCAATGCCTCAACAATTACTCCGTGCTTCTGATCTCCACCAAGATGAGCGTGGTGGAGAAGGCCGACCACATCATCGTGCTCCACGATGGTGTGGTAGAGGCAGAAGGCAGCCACCACCAGCTGTTGGAAAGGAGCAAGCTTTATGCTCAGCTGGTGAAAAAGGAGGTgcaatga